From the Lathyrus oleraceus cultivar Zhongwan6 chromosome 3, CAAS_Psat_ZW6_1.0, whole genome shotgun sequence genome, the window ggttgagatgcttagcatatggtccaagtttccatgttttttcttatagcgcatacgcgattaatggatacacattttataccaaagaacaagatgataaaagtactatgcagaatagtggtgtcaccgtggtagctgaagcaatgcacatatcaagtgtgaaggacttaaaccccaaatttgcaaatttgtcgtattttggtgttatcgagcgcatttgggtgtttgattatgagaagtttcagattcctatatttggttgcaagtgggttgaaaataataacggcattcgaatggataagtcaggatttttgcaagtggatcttaatagggtgggatacaaagatgagtcttttattctagcctctcaagctagacaagtgttctatgtcaatgatccgaaaagtacgaaatggtctatagttcttttttccaacaaagtaattgatgaaaacactggagatcaaggtgatattgatgttgagattgaatcgtttaccataaatgatcaagatgagaatattatatcaaatgattcatatattagaaatgatcataatgagggtatttggatcaatccaaccgtccgtgttgttaagagacatgtagaacatattccaaccaagaaaagaaagagaacttagtgaaaaaggtacaggtcaaatgattttaattgttttctttattacaggtaaaatgacttttatgattttaattgtttttacatttgtcatctgattttaattgttttctttattacaggtaaaatggctattatgaagtcaattgatatttgtttaggTGGAGATGTtctattgtcgtcaagcctcattcgcgtagatgatgatgctggatacttgaaagtatccctctacgacaatggaacatctccatctaaacaaatatcaattctatcttcaaaagataagggtgtaaaatttgaagtacattggagtgctgaagaccaactaattgagcctaacggttcaatgttggcaagttacattggtttccttgttcgacaacatattccgattacatgtgataattggagaagtccggacttgaaggttggcaaagaataaattcactgcagaccagctacagagtttgaccaataacttgtgctacacgtaatggatgtgcgatagaactactagacagcttttggatatacagaacatgtttgccaccatgggtggatgggcgttattttgtttagtattggttagaactactagacaacttttggatacagtggtcactgttggttgctatgttttattctcttaaatgtatattgttgatcaaagaatcatatattaatgttgtatatatggaggattaatgttgtatataaatggattcatgttgtatatatcaatggattaatggtgtataacattggattaaaggatgaaatcaatatgaattttacacttttgcagcatgcgaacaggttaccaattaaatatatatccactgtttttcaaacaaatttttttaaaataactaacactttagagggcgctttgtccagaaagcgccctctaaacactttacattgacaactttagagggcgctttttcctgaaagcgccctctaaacactttacattgacaactttagagggcgctttttcctgaaagcgccctctaaacactttacattgacaactttagagggcgctttttcctgaaagcgccctctaaacactttacattgacaactttagagggcgctttttccagaaagcgccctctaaggtgtccctttatggaccactccagagggcgcttttttctaaaagcgcactataatgtggccactttagacagcgctttctccagaaaaacaaagcgctgtctttacctatgccagcgccagattagagggcgcttaaaagcgctgttataggccaaaataagcgccctcttttcccttatttggcgtagtggtGTGATAAGCATTTGGAGAAGACTTACAAGTCGATTCTTTTTAATTATGACATGAGATTTAAATTGGTGTGGTTTAATTGAGTATTTTCGATGtgatgataccctaagtgaaggtgagcatgctATGACATATGTTGcatatttatttaaattaagtaTTACATGATCAACATGCGATGACATATGTTGcatatttatttaaattaagtaTTACATGATCAGAAGGTGTTTGTTTCGAGATGTGTAACATCCTATGTGTGAATGTTGTGAAAAATTCCTGATTTAAATATAATTATTCATTGGGGAAATAAGGTGTTATAAAAATCATCATAAATTTCATATAATCCTAAGATCAATTAGTTAATATGTTTACAAAGTCTCCTAAGAGTTCTCGAGTGAATTATATTTGTAAAAAGCTCGGTTCATGTGACATATATGATCAAACTTGGGGGGAGTGTTAAAAGTGTTTGTATATAAAATAGTCACACTTCGAGTATAGTATGTAATTAGATGTAATCTCTCTTTATATAATACAGTCTTCGTAGTATCTTTTAAACACACGATTTATTCAAACGTCTCTCACTCTCTTATATTTTAAAAGACATTTTTTGCGGTACCAGTGGATATGGCCAAAATACCATCCCAATATGAAGCCCTTATTTTACCTTCCGCAAAGGATGTGTGGAAAGCTGTTAAGGAAACATACTTTGATATTCAAAACTCCtcttaaatttttattttaaatttaaagTTATGACATGCGAAACAAGGTGACAGGAGTGTAACTGTTTATTACAATGAGTTGTTGACACTGTGGCAAGAGTTACATCTCTGTTATGATGACAATTGGAGGTGTACATAAGACAATTTTTGTTTCTCAAGAGGCAAGAAAATGATCGTGTATTCATGTTTCTCGCTGGGCTCAATAAAGACCTTGATGAGGTAAGAAATATAGTTTTAGGAAAAGTACCATTGCCAACTCTTCGTGAAACTTTTGCAGAAATAAGAAGGGAGGAGACACGATAAGGAATTATGATGGGTAAGATACCACGAAGCTCTGAATTTGAAGGCTTAACTCTAGCTACTAAGAATCTTGACGAGGGAAGAAGGTCAGATAAAGTTCCTTGGTGTGGTCACTACAAGCGCAAATGGCATACACGTGAAACTTTTTGGAAGCTCAAAGGCAAACCTCATAACTGGAAGAAGAAAAGTGGTCATGGATTTCAGACTAGCAATTATGATCAAGGGAAGCAACCCCCTTTATCTCAGTTTCCACTCACTACGGAGCTACTAGACAGCCTATACAAACTCCTCGAGTCTCCAACCCCTTCTTGCTCTATAACAACAAAACATAATTTTTCATTTCTTAGTGTATGTCCCAGTGATACTTGGATAGTAGATTCAGGTGTCTTCGATCACATGACAAGTGAATTTACTTTGTTCTCTTCATATAGTCCATGTGCATGtaatgaaaaaataaaaatctcATACGGCTCTTTTTCAGCCATTGCAGGTAAATGGTCAGTTGTGTTGTGTCCAATGTTAACTCTTAAAAATGTCCTTCATGTTCCAAATTTATCTTGTAATTTAATGTCCGTCAGTAAATTAACCCAAGATATAAATTGTCAAACTAATGTTTTTCGATCTCACTGTGTCTTTCAAAATTTGAACTCAGGGAAGATGATTGGCAGTGCTAAGGAGAATGGAGAACTATACTACCTTGACATTGGATATGCATCACAACTACCTTCAAAAACAATAAGTTCCTGCTTTGAGtcttttttctgttttgaataATAAAGATGACAACATTATGGTATGTCATTTAAGATCCGGTCATCCTAGTTTTCGTTACTTAAAACACTTGTTTCCTAAGATATTTCACAGTAAGAAGTTATCTTCATTTAAATGTGAAGCATGTGAGTTTGTAAAGCATCACCGTTCCCAGTTTTCAATACATCCTTATAAACCATCTAAAGCTTTTTTTTATTATTCACAATGATGTTTGGGGCCTAACCATACAAGTACACTCTctttcaaaaaatggtttatGACATTTATAGATGACCATACAAGAGTATGTTGGATGTACTTGTTAAAGGGGAAATCAGATGTTTGTCAGACTGTAATTTTTTTTCTCAATGGTGCAGAACAAGTTTCAAACAAATATCCAAGTCTTTAAAAGTGATAATGGCAAATAATATTTTAACACTATCCTGGATGATTTTTTTTCTAGAAAATGGGGTTGTACATCAAAGTTCATGTCCTaatactcctcaacaaaatggagtggccGGAAGGAAAAATAGACATTTACTAGAGGTTGCTAGAGCTCTACAATTTTCGAATAAAGTACCAAATTATTTGTGAGGCGAAGCTCTTTTAACAGATGCGTATTTAACTAACAAAATGCCCTCCAAAATTCTCAATTTTCAAACACTAGTTAAGGTCTTCAAAGAATGATTTCCTAGTACTCGTGCTTTAAATGATTTGACTTTAAAAATCTTTGGTTTTACAACATTTGTTCATGAACATAAAAATGTTAGAAAAATTGAGCCACATGCTATAAAATATGTCTTTGTTGGATACTCCCCAACCAAAAAAGGATATAAatgttttgatccaaaaaataagaaaatgttTGTCACTATGGATGTTAAATTCTTTGAAAATAAACCTCTTTTTGATGACACTCATCTTCAATGGGGGAGACAAATGAAGACTCATTTCAAATTGAGGACATGGGTTTTTTAAATAACTTATTGTTGCTAGTATCACAAAACTCTGAGACTTTTACACCTGCACCAACAAAAAGTGGCCATGATTCTTTATCTGATCCTACTCCTGGTATGAGTAAGGAACCTTGTGAGTCCGAGCCTACAAGTTCTCTTATAGAAAATAATGAGAATCCTAAAAACGATGATAATGATGATCTAATTAAAATGCCACAAAAAATAATGAGTCACTTCAAGAAAATAATTTTGAATTAGGAAACAAGACTTGGAAAGGAAAGGTTTTTGTGAAAAAGCACCACAAAGGAAAGGACCAGTCCACATCTCAACACTACCAGGAATCTGAACCGGGAAATGATCAACTTCCTAACAAAAGGAAAGGTAAGTCTATCTCTGTTTCTGAGAGTCGTATTTTATATCCTGATATAGATGATCTTGTTGCCATTAGAAAACCTGTCAGATCTTGCACTAAACATCCCATGTTCAATTTTATATCATATACAAATTTATCTTATCTATGTCTACCTTCACCTCAAAAATTTCTAGTGTAGAAATTCCAAAAAGTGTACAGGTTTCTGTAGAAATTCCAAAGTGGAGGGAAGCTGTACTTGAGGAGATGAAAACTCTTAAAAAGAACAAAACTTGGAGTGTTACGTCACTATCAAATGGCAAGAAGACAATTGGGTGCAAATGGTTGTTTACTGTGAAGTATAATCCAAATGGGTCAATTGAAAGGTACAAGGATGGCTTGGTGGCTAAAGGATTTATTCAGATCTATGGTATAGCTTACTCGGAGACATTTGCTCCTTTTGCAAAATTGAACATTGTAATAATTCTTTTGTCTCTTTCTACTAACATGGATTTCCATTTGCTTTAGTTAAATCTTAAGAATTCCTTTCTTAATGGAGATCTAGAAGAAGAAGTATATATGGACATTTCTCCTGGCTTTGAAAACAAATTTGGATCAAATGTGTGCAAACTAAATAAGTCTTTGTATGGATTAAAGTAATCTCCTAGAGTTTGGTTCGAAAAATTCACTTAGTCCACGAAGAAACAAGGGTACATCCAAGGACAGGATGACCACACCTTGTTCACAAAGTTCTCCTATGATGGGAAAGTTGTTGCCCtgattgtttatgttgatgatattgtcctTACTGGAGACGATACAGTGGAAATAGCAAGAGTAAAAGAGAAATTGACAAGAGACTTTGAAATCAAGGATGTGAGATTCATGAGATATTTTATAAGTATTGAGGTTGCTCGGTCAAAGAATGGTATTGTGGTTTTAGAGTAGAAATACATTCTAGACTTGTTGAAAGAAACATGAATGAGTGGATGTCGTCCTGCAGATATCCTTATGGATCCTAATGCTAAACTTTGGGGAGAAGGTAATGTTTATGTTGATATTGGAAGATATCAGAGAATGATTGGGAAACTGATTTATTTATCACACACCCGACCTGATATTGCTTTCCCAGTTGGTGTAGTGAGTCAGTTTATGCATTCTCCTTTCGACGAACATCTTGAGGCAATCTATAGGATACTGAGATATTTGAAgggaaattctggaaaaggaTTATTTTTTAAGAAGACTAGTGAAAGAAATGTGTCTATCTTCACCGGTCCCTATTGGACAGGTTCAATCACAGATAGAAGATCAACCTCTGGACATTGTACCAATGTTTGGGATAATCTCGTGACATGGAGGAGGAAGAAAAGAGGAGTAGTGCAAAAGCCATGTTCAGAGCTATGTCTCAAGGTATTTGTGAAGGATTATGGATCCTTAGAGTCCTAGAAGAACTTaagatgaaaattgagcttccaTTGAAATTGTACTCTGACAGTAAAGCTGCGATTAACATGACTCATAATCCAATTGAATATGATAAAATCAAGCATATCGAGATTGATCGATATTTCATAAAGGAGAAGTTAGATGCGGGAATCATATATCTACCCTTCGTGAATTCAAGTCAGCAAACTGCAGATATCCTGATTAAAAGCTTGACAA encodes:
- the LOC127131168 gene encoding uncharacterized mitochondrial protein AtMg00240-like; its protein translation is MSGCRPADILMDPNAKLWGEGNVYVDIGRYQRMIGKLIYLSHTRPDIAFPVGVVSQFMHSPFDEHLEAIYRILRYLKGNSGKGLFFKKTSERNVSIFTGPYWTGSITDRRSTSGHCTNVWDNLVTWRRKKRGVVQKPCSELCLKVFVKDYGSLES